One stretch of Pyrenophora tritici-repentis strain M4 chromosome 4, whole genome shotgun sequence DNA includes these proteins:
- a CDS encoding HAD-2 multi-domain protein, translated as MSQDSVGLLLCSQQPQYPYALDSLTRLARNSWADPDFQKLIAPFPDESKQDADALIAHVEHLTRRDIKAVYLKQLQGHLWTTGFSNGDLKTPLFDDVVPTLRAWKAAGKTLAIFSSGSVQAQLQFFSYVKEGPNTTIDIKPLFSAHYDTVNAGPKTHAASYTKICAELGHSVQKVTFLTDNVKEAEAAMQAGVYTVVVDRPGNAPLDDEARGKYPVIEKLTDLP; from the exons ATGTCACAAGACTCTGTGGGGCTTTTGCTTTGCTCACAACAGCCGCAGTACCCGTATGCACTTGACAGTCTCACACGACTAGCACGCAATTCCTGGGCCGATCCGGATTTTCAGAAACTCATTGCCCCATTTCCCGACGAGAGCAAGCAAGACGCAGATGCGCTGATTGCCCATGTCGAGCATCTCACGCGGCGGGATATCAAAGCTGTGTATTTGAAGCAACTACAGG GCCACCTGTGGACAACGGGCTTTAGCAACGGCGACCTCAAAACCCCACTCTTCGACGACGTGGTGCCGACGCTGCGCGCGTGGAAAGCTGCCGGCAAGACGTTGGCCATCTTCTCGTCTGGCAGCGTGCAGGCGCAGCTCCAATTCTTTTCTTACGTCAAAGAAGGTCCGAATACCACGATTGACATCAAGCCCCTATTCTCCGCCCACTACGACACCGTTAATGCGGGGCCCAAGACGCACGCGGCCTCGTACACCAAAATATGCGCTGAGCTTGGTCACAGTGTGCAAAAGGTCACTTTCCTGACTGATAATGTAAAAG AGGCCGAAGCTGCCATGCAAGCAGGTGTCTACACTGTTGTCGTTGATCGCCCGGGTAATGCGCCGCTGGATGATGAAGCGAGGGGTAAATATCCCGTCATCGAGAAGTTGACTGATCTACCATGA
- a CDS encoding SNC1, Synaptobrevin-VAMP protein, whose product MIKHTMISRLDGLLLTASVDDEQTDREFNEVKGKVKLVQRRLNRNSEQQASIESGNYTYHYIIEGDLCFLCICDRSYPRKLAFTYLSDLAREFTTTYQPQQYLSPTCRPYAFVEFDTFIQRTKKTYQDSRATQNLDKLNDELKDVTKVMTKNIEDLLYRGDSLERMGDISSRLREDSRKYKKAAVRINWELLLKQYGPIGGLAFIIIVFIWWRFF is encoded by the exons ATGATCAAGCACACGATGATATCGCGGCTCGATG GCCTGCTGTTAACAGCCTCGGTCGATGACGAGCAG ACTGATCGTGAGTTCAACGAAGTCAAGGGCAAGGTGAAGCTTGTACAGCGACGCCTAAACCGCAACTCTGAGCAACAAGCAAGCATAGAGAGCGGAAACTACACATACCA CTACATAATCGAAGGCGACCTCTGCTTCCTCTGCATATGCGACCGCTCATACCCCCGCAAACTCGCCTTTACATATCTCTCCGACCTCGCCCGAGAATTCACCACCACATATCAGCCGCAGCAGTACCTCTCGCCCACATGCCGACCCTATGCCTTTGTCGAGTTTGACACCTTCATCCAGCGCACAAAGAAGACATACCAAGACTCAAGAGCAACGCAGAACCTCGACAAGCTGAACGACGAGCTGAAGGATGTGACAAAGGTCATGACCAAGAATATTGAGGATCTCCTATACCGCGGCGATAGTCTAGAGAGGATGGGAGATATCTCAAGTCGGCTGCGTGAAGACAGCAGGAAGTACAAGAAGGCTGCTGTGCGCATCAACTGGGAGCTGTTGCTGAAGCAG TACGGTCCGATTGGTGGTCTGGccttcatcatcatcgtcttCATCTGGTGGAGATTCTTCTAG
- a CDS encoding Asx-hm multi-domain protein, with translation MSQSAESSSPLFTPPSSFLEQASKSSVAASTAQPEFESPAEPTHASSVETLQALAPDSVSTAAPKSNVDAKRGQNACNKRLRDDDSDSEDAFGTPPPKRPSKEATAAANGKRAIKKASPSQTPAPKKPMAKKTATKKAISAPPAPSSRPSRTRKAPERLEDVQEKAKLKSLPNKKGLSKVFDPVYVTTNSASRLVKADVYHMLLEGSAWTSLSAEQQSTLISMLPQDCANRALLVKIKAGETEGTRPAAFTLANNCFRTDVAKFREDLKNGHLAKTWQAAAEQAVIERAAGEYDAWKAEEAETWWGQKSQ, from the exons ATGTCGCAATCCGCAGAAAGCTCGTCGCCGCTATTTACACCGCCTTCATCCTTTCTTGAGCAGGCCTCAAAGTCCTCTGTTGCTGCGAGTACCGCTCAGCCAGAGTTTGAATCGCCCGCCGAACCAACTCATGCGTCATCTGTTGAGACACTGCAAGCGCTGGCGCCTGACTCCGTCTCAACGGCTGCTCCAAAGTCGAATGTGGATGCCAAACGTGGACAGAACGCATGCAACAAGCGGCTCCGCGACGATGATTCCGACTCTGAGGATGCATTCGGAACACCACCCCCTAAGCGTCCTAGCAAAGAAGCAACCGCAGCAGCAAACGGTAAAAGGGCTATAAAGAAAGCTTCTCCTTCTCAAACGCCTGCTCCCAAGAAGCCCATGGCAAAGAAGACTGCAACAAAAAAGGCTATCTCTGCTCCACCCGCCCCCAGTTCGCGTCCTTCGCGCACTCGCAAGGCGCCCGAACGACTAGAGGATGTCCAAGAGAAAGCCAAGCTCAAGTCTCTTCCAAACAAAAAGGGTCTTAGCAAGGTCTTTGATCCTGTTTATGTCACCACAAACTCCGCGAGCCGCTTGGTCAAAGCTGACGTCTAC CACATGCTCCTCGAAGGCTCAGCATGGACCAGTCTCAGCGCTGAGCAACAGAGCACTCTCATCTCAATGCTTCCTCAGGACTGTGCGAACCGAGCCCTGCTTGTCAAGATCAAGGCGGGCGAAACCGAGGGCACTCGTCCAGCAGCGTTCACACTGGCAAACAACTGCTTCCGCACCGATGTCGCAAAGTTCAGAGAAGACTTGAAGAATGGCCACTTGGCGAAGACGTGGCAGGCCGCGGCTGAGCAAGCAGTCATTGAGCGCGCTGCGGGCGAATACGATGCGTGGAAGGCCGAAGAGGCGGAGACTTGGTGGGGTCAAAAGAGCCAGTGA